One Panicum virgatum strain AP13 chromosome 3N, P.virgatum_v5, whole genome shotgun sequence DNA segment encodes these proteins:
- the LOC120665091 gene encoding probable calcium-binding protein CML9: MPDRRLEIVWPFPFDLSESNHRKTLHFFLEKNSLHPPQERGGWGAGERAARAGMAEKLTPEQADECKEIFDLFDADEDGRIATGELVTALRSLGQNVDEAEARRFLVDAGVPAGAAAIDLAAFLAVAARRMGAGPSAERLAECFDVFDDARSGSIPAEQLRQVMVSHGDRLTEEEADAMLREADPRGEGRVEYKEYVKVLLRDRK; encoded by the exons ATGCCAGATCGGAGATTGGAGATAGTTTGGCCTTTCCCTTTTGACTTGTCGGAATCGAACCATAGAAAAACTCTGCACTTCTTCCTCGAGAAAAACAGTTTGCATCCACCGCAAGAAAGAGGCGGCTGGGGTGCTGGAGAGCGAGCAGCTCGGGCGGGCATGGCGGAGAAGCTGACGCCGGAGCAGGCCGACGAGTGCAAGGAGATCTTCGACCTGTtcgacgccgacgaggacg GTCGCATCGCCACGGGCGAGCTCGTGACGGCGCTGCGCTCGCTGGGCCAGAACGTggacgaggccgaggcgcggcgcTTCCTGGTGGACGCGGGCGTccccgcgggcgccgccgccatcgacctCGCGGCGTTCctggccgtggcggcgcgcAGGATGGGCGCCGGGCCGTCGGCGGAGCGCCTCGCCGAGTGCTTCGACGTGTTCGACGACGCCCGCAGCGGGTCCATCCCCGCGGAGCAGCTGCGGCAGGTGATGGTGAGCCACGGCGACCGGCtcacggaggaggaggccgacgcGATGCTCCGCGAGGCCGACCCCCGAGGCGAGGGCCGCGTCGAGTACAAGGAGTACGTCAAGGTGCTGCTCAGGGACAGGAAATGA
- the LOC120665092 gene encoding uncharacterized protein LOC120665092, protein MAVAVSTSLCSGSDHLVLRSTSLDNHLCRSLLGGRIAGQCRRRRLPVLAAARKPPGEAEEKVPAWAKPGADEPPPWERKGGAVQGQEAGQVPFYAYLLASAVTAIAAIGSIFEYTNQRPVFGIIGSDSALYAPLLGFFVFTGIPTSGFLWFKAVQTANREAEEQDRRDGFL, encoded by the exons ATGGCGGTGGCCGTCTCCACCTCACTGTGCAGCGGCTCAGATCACCTCGTTCTGAGGTCGACATCTCTGGACAACCATCTCTGCCGCTCGCTCCTCGGGGGGCGAATCGCCGGGCAATGTCGGCGCCGAAGGCTGCCGGTCTTGGCCGCCGCTCGCAAGCCGCCGGGGGAGGCAGAGGAGAAGGTCCCCGCGTGGGCCAAGCCCGGCGCCGACGAGCCGCCGCCCTGGGAGCGCAAGGGCGGGGCTGTGCAGGGGCAGGAAGCCGGACAGGTGCCGTTCTACGCATACCTGCTCGCGTCCGCGGtcaccgccatcgccgcc ATCGGCTCCATCTTCGAGTACACGAACCAGCGGCCGGTGTTCGGGATCATCGGCTCCGACAGCGCCCTGTACGCGCCGCTCCTGGGCTTCTTCGTCTTCACCGGCATCCCGACCTCC GGGTTTCTGTGGTTCAAGGCTGTGCAGACGGCGaacagggaggccgaggagcaaGACCGCAGAGATGGATTCCTGTGA